The Nitrospinaceae bacterium genome window below encodes:
- the nhaA gene encoding Na(+)/H(+) antiporter NhaA: MVLKALREFLRLESASGLLLALAATLAMIAENTPLQPLYGALLNTPVAIRIGEFEIAKPLLLWINDGLMAIFFFLVGLEIKREILQGELSDPSRITLPAVAAVGGMAVPAFIYASLNWDNPVALEGWAIPSATDIAFALGVLSLLGKRVPHALKLFLLTLAIMDDFGAIIIIAIFYTSKLSLSSLLTAAVLIGILFLFNRKGVQSIASYLLVGAVLWAAVLKSGVHATLAGVLLAAFIPLRDSTPLVPSPLERLEEDLHPTVAYVILPLFAFANTGISLEGLSLSSLTAPVPLGIALGLVLGKQLGVFGFSWVAVKCGLAKLPKKVNWLQLYGVSALCGIGFTMSLFISSLAFEEGNLESVAGDRLGILTGSILSALFGYAILRTAIKRKKSRTNPR; this comes from the coding sequence ATGGTATTAAAAGCACTCCGTGAATTTCTGCGACTGGAATCAGCCAGTGGCCTGCTTCTAGCCCTCGCCGCAACCCTTGCGATGATTGCTGAGAACACGCCTCTGCAACCCCTTTACGGCGCACTTTTGAACACTCCTGTCGCCATCCGCATCGGCGAGTTTGAAATCGCTAAACCCTTGCTGTTGTGGATCAACGACGGCCTCATGGCGATTTTCTTCTTTCTCGTCGGGTTGGAGATTAAGCGCGAAATCCTGCAGGGGGAATTGTCCGATCCCTCGCGCATCACCCTGCCTGCCGTGGCCGCAGTCGGCGGCATGGCGGTTCCCGCTTTCATTTACGCTTCTCTCAATTGGGACAACCCGGTTGCCCTTGAGGGGTGGGCCATTCCTTCGGCAACGGATATTGCCTTTGCTTTGGGAGTCCTGTCGCTGCTTGGAAAACGGGTTCCGCATGCTCTCAAATTGTTTTTACTCACGCTGGCAATCATGGATGATTTCGGCGCCATCATCATCATTGCGATTTTCTACACGAGCAAACTTTCCCTTTCATCCCTGCTGACTGCTGCCGTTTTAATTGGCATTCTTTTTCTATTCAACCGAAAAGGGGTGCAAAGCATTGCTTCTTATTTACTGGTCGGTGCGGTCCTGTGGGCGGCGGTTTTAAAGTCCGGCGTGCACGCAACACTGGCCGGGGTTCTCCTCGCGGCGTTTATCCCCTTGCGCGATTCGACCCCCCTCGTCCCATCGCCCCTCGAGAGGCTCGAAGAAGATCTGCACCCCACGGTTGCTTACGTGATTTTACCTCTGTTTGCTTTTGCCAACACCGGAATCTCGTTAGAGGGACTTTCGCTTTCGTCTCTCACGGCGCCGGTTCCGCTGGGAATCGCTCTCGGACTGGTTCTGGGAAAACAACTGGGTGTTTTCGGGTTCAGCTGGGTTGCCGTTAAATGCGGCTTGGCCAAATTGCCTAAAAAAGTGAACTGGCTTCAATTGTATGGGGTTTCCGCGTTGTGCGGAATCGGCTTCACCATGAGTCTGTTCATCAGTTCCCTTGCCTTCGAGGAAGGGAACCTGGAATCCGTCGCCGGAGACCGGCTGGGAATTTTGACCGGCTCCATCCTCTCGGCACTGTTCGGTTATGCGATTTTGCGCACGGCTATCAAGAGAAAAAAATCCAGAACCAACCCCCGCTGA
- the nuoB_2 gene encoding NADH-quinone oxidoreductase subunit B: MANLYEAQTELSLGNNVIVTQMTQAINWARKYSFFIYPFITACCGMEFMSVAGPRYDLDRFGAAFPRFSPRQADLLMVVGTISHKQAPILVKVYNQMTEPKWVVAYGVCTVSGGFYDNYATVMGIDTIIPVDVYIPGCPPRPEMVIDALMKLQDKVQNETLEDHVKGPAMVTPAHRL; this comes from the coding sequence ATGGCCAATTTGTATGAAGCGCAAACCGAGCTGAGTCTTGGAAACAACGTCATTGTCACCCAGATGACCCAGGCAATCAACTGGGCAAGGAAATATTCGTTTTTTATCTATCCGTTCATCACCGCTTGTTGCGGGATGGAATTTATGTCGGTTGCCGGTCCGCGCTACGACCTGGACCGTTTCGGAGCCGCTTTTCCCCGGTTCTCCCCGCGTCAGGCAGATTTATTGATGGTGGTGGGCACCATCAGCCACAAGCAGGCCCCTATTCTGGTAAAAGTGTATAACCAGATGACCGAACCTAAATGGGTGGTGGCTTATGGCGTGTGCACGGTTTCAGGCGGGTTTTATGACAACTACGCCACGGTGATGGGCATCGATACCATCATCCCCGTCGATGTTTACATCCCCGGGTGTCCTCCGCGTCCTGAAATGGTGATCGACGCTCTGATGAAATTGCAGGATAAAGTGCAAAACGAAACCCTTGAGGACCACGTCAAAGGCCCGGCAATGGTCACTCCGGCGCATCGGCTTTAG